One window from the genome of Microcebus murinus isolate Inina chromosome X, M.murinus_Inina_mat1.0, whole genome shotgun sequence encodes:
- the ARMCX1 gene encoding armadillo repeat-containing X-linked protein 1 isoform X1, translating to MGRTREAGCVAAGVVIGAGACYCVYKLTWGRDENEKIWEDEEESSDTSETVIETGKRAKANVGAGSGAKVQGSLKAKPEVSLGLESGPGVKVKSHVIPQSGGGLEAKAKALFNTLKEQASAKAGKGTRVGSISGNRTLASSLPCPGGRGGGCHPTRNGARTGSRARAKSKGKTRSKSTKALPTTWPVRRCKFNFPYKIDDILSAPDLQKVLNILERTNDPFIQEVALITLGNNAAYSFNQNAIRELGGVPIIAKLIKTKDPIIREKTYNALNNLSVNSENQGKIKTYISQVCDDTMVCRLDSAVQMAGLRLLTNMTVTNHYQHLLSYSFPDFFALLFLGNHFTKIQIMKLIINFTENPAMTRELVSCKVPSELISLFNKEWDREILLNILTLFENINDNIKSEGLASSRKEFSRSSLFFLFKESGVCVKKIKALASHNDLVVKVKVLKVLTKL from the coding sequence ATGGGCCGCACCCGGGAAGCTGGCTGTGTGGCCGCCGGCGTGGTCATCGGGGCTGGTGCCTGCTACTGCGTATACAAACTGACCTGGGGGAGAGATGAGAACGAGAAAATCTGGGAAGACGAGGAGGAGTCCAGTGACACATCAGAGACTGTGATTGAGACTGGGAAAAGAGCTAAGGCTAATGTTGGGGCAGGGTCTGGGGCCAAAGTTCAGGGTTCTTTAAAGGCCAAACCTGAGGTGAGTTTGGGACTGGAGAGTGGTCCAGGTGTAAAAGTGAAGTCCCACGTGATACCCCAGAGTGGAGGTGGCCTAGAAGCCAAGGCCAAGGCCCTTTTCAACACCCTGAAGGAACAGGCAAGTGCAAAGGCGGGCAAAGGGACCAGGGTGGGTTCCATCTCTGGGAACAGGACCCTTGCATCAAGTTTACCTTGCCCAGGAGGCAGGGGTGGAGGCTGCCACCCCACCAGGAATGGTGCTAGGACTGGGAGCAGGGCAAGGGCAAAATCCAAGGGAAAGACCCGAAGTAAGAGCACCAAGGCCCTACCTACAACATGGCCTGTCCGCAGGTGCAAGTTCAACTTTCCCTATAAAATTGATGATATTCTGAGTGCTCCGGACCTTCAAAAGGTCCTTAACATCCTGGAGAGAACAAATGATCCTTTTATTCAAGAAGTAGCCTTGATCACTCTGGGTAACAATGCAGCATATTCATTTAACCAAAATGCCATACGTGAATTGGGTGGTGTCCCAATTATTGCAAAACTTATAAAAACCAAAGACCCTATTATTAGGGAAAAGACTTACAATGCCCTTAATAACTTGAGTGTGAACTCTGAAAATCAGGGCAAAATTAAGACATATATCAGTCAAGTGTGCGATGACACCATGGTCTGTCGTTTGGACTCAGCTGTGCAGATGGCTGGATTGAGACTGTTAACCAACATGACTGTGACTAATCACTACCAACATTTGCTTTCCTATTCTTTTCCAGACTTTTTTGCTTTGCTATTCCTGGGAAATCACTTCACCAAGATACAGATTATGAAACTAATTATAAACTTCACTGAAAATCCAGCTATGACAAGGGAGCTGGTCAGTTGTAAAGTACCATCAGAATTGATTTCCCTCTTTAATAAAGAATGGGATAGAGAAATTCTTCTTAATATCCTTACTCTATTTGAGAATATAAATGACAACATAAAAAGTGAAGGGCTTGCATCATCCAGGAAAGAATTCAGCAGAAgttcactttttttcttattcaaagaATCTGGAGTTTGtgttaagaaaattaaagcattAGCAAGTCACAATGATCTGGTGGTGAAAGTAAAGGTCCTAAAAGTATTAACCAAACTCTAA
- the ARMCX1 gene encoding armadillo repeat-containing X-linked protein 1 isoform X2: MGRTREAGCVAAGVVIGAGACYCVYKLTWGRDENEKIWEDEEESSDTSETVIETGKRAKANVGAGSGAKVQGSLKAKPEVSLGLESGPGVKVKSHVIPQSGGGLEAKAKALFNTLKEQTFLLCYSWEITSPRYRL, translated from the exons ATGGGCCGCACCCGGGAAGCTGGCTGTGTGGCCGCCGGCGTGGTCATCGGGGCTGGTGCCTGCTACTGCGTATACAAACTGACCTGGGGGAGAGATGAGAACGAGAAAATCTGGGAAGACGAGGAGGAGTCCAGTGACACATCAGAGACTGTGATTGAGACTGGGAAAAGAGCTAAGGCTAATGTTGGGGCAGGGTCTGGGGCCAAAGTTCAGGGTTCTTTAAAGGCCAAACCTGAGGTGAGTTTGGGACTGGAGAGTGGTCCAGGTGTAAAAGTGAAGTCCCACGTGATACCCCAGAGTGGAGGTGGCCTAGAAGCCAAGGCCAAGGCCCTTTTCAACACCCTGAAGGAACAG ACTTTTTTGCTTTGCTATTCCTGGGAAATCACTTCACCAAGATACAGATTATGA
- the LOC109730261 gene encoding protein ARMCX6-like, translated as MCDILSESGFFKCLFIQGKFLFAKPKDAGLSFSHDINSHLASLSIVGNTIPTPDPTVGEALRAPDNVNESIENQGQIKMYINEVCRETVSHCCNSFLQQAGLNLLISMTVINNMLAKSVSDLKFLLISEGSGCAKVQLLKALMGLSEKPVLAGELLRAQMLLSFMSLFIRNGNREILLETLAR; from the exons ATGTGTGACATCCTGTCTGAAAGTGG cttcTTCAAGTGTCTTTTCATTCAGGGTAAATTCTTGTTTGCTAAGCCGAAGGATGCGGGTTTGTCATTTAGCCACGATATCAATAGTCATTTGGCCAGCCTCTCAATTGTTGGAAACACGATCCCCACTCCAGACCCCACTGTTGGAGAGGCTTTGCGTGCCCCGGATAATGTGAATGAGAGTATTGAAAACCAGGGCCAGATTAAGATGTACATCAATGAAGTGTGTCGGGAAACTGTGTCACATTGCTGCAACTCATTTCTGCAGCAGGCCGGATTAAATTTGTTAATAAGCATGACAGTTATTAATAACATGCTTGCCAAGTCCGTTTCAGACTTGAAGTTTCTTTTGATTTCAGAGGGAAGTGGATGTGCTAAGGTTCAGCTTTTGAAAGCGCTGATGGGTTTGTCTGAAAAGCCAGTCTTGGCGGGGGAATTGCTCCGTGCCCAGATGCTGCTCTCATTCATGTCCCTCTTTATCAGAAATGGAAACAGAGAGATTCTCCTGGAAACCCTTGCCCGGTAA